In a genomic window of Brettanomyces nanus chromosome 1, complete sequence:
- the RPP1B gene encoding 60S acidic ribosomal protein P1-beta translates to MSETLVSYAALLLADADKDITSDNLQAVLSAANATVDGVWIHTFAEALKSQDIKENLFKMSANVAPSSGSAPAAAAGGDASAAAAEEEKEEEKEEEESDEDMGMGLFD, encoded by the coding sequence ATGAGTGAAACATTAGTCTCTTACGCTGCATTGCTTCTTGCTGACGCTGACAAAGATATTACCTCTGACAACTTGCAGGCTGTGTTGAGCGCTGCTAATGCTACTGTCGATGGCGTCTGGATTCATACTTTCGCCGAGGCTTTGAAGAGTCAAGATATCAAGGAAAATCTTTTCAAGATGTCTGCTAACGTTGCTCCATCTTCTGGTTCTGCTccagctgctgctgccggCGGTgatgcttctgctgctgctgctgaagaggaaaaggaggaggaaaaagaagaggaagagtCCGATGAGGACATGGGTATGGGCTTATTCGATTAG